The following coding sequences are from one Arthrobacter sp. PvP023 window:
- a CDS encoding alpha-amylase family glycosyl hydrolase, translating into MADRFKGLLDKIDYIQGLGTTSIWLTPSFKNKAVQPEDKSAGYHGYWVTDFTQIDPHLGTNAELKALIDEAHSRGMKVYFDIITNHTADVIGYEEGARQPYVSKDTEPYKTAAGEVFDDRDYAGTDTFPTLDPATSFPYTPVLDNAEKDLKVPSWLNDPTLYHNRGDTTFQGEDSFYGDFFGLDDLFTENPTVINGMIDVYQKWIGDFGVDGFRIDTMKHVNDEFWQQFGPKVLEYAKEQGKDEFFMFGEVFDTSKSFTSQFTTRNKMQAVLDFPFQDAARNFASRSQSASQLETFFAGDDWYTDADSNVYELPTFLGNHDMGRIGSFIAADNPGADDAERVSRDQLAHELMYFSRGNPVVYYGDEQGFTGPGGDQDARQTLFASKVPEYLDDDLLGTDATHATDNFNTGHPLYSKISELAALTAEHPALRNGAHQNRYAAEGQGIYAFSRTDAKYQREYVVAVNNSGTAQTAAVPTYIAKRNYTRIYGDTGDSGGAAAEVKTADDGKLTVTVPPLSAVVYESSGRIPRSKAAPAVGLQDPATADGDNGRIRVAADVDGSSFYEVTFQARTTGGQWEPIGTDDTAPYQVFHDVTGLNPGTAVEYRAVVLDNGGHTSVSAARTGTVPSPVLAMQKPAEGSSVDGKVEVSATASPEKADYTVSFERSVGGGEWAPIGSDSSSPAYTVFDDLTALGLADGTQVRYRATMSVPGAANVVSDIRTVVAGEIPQPDSVTVAGSLNSEMGCPDDWQPTCAKAFMTLDPADKVWRLTVPELPAGTYEFKAALNGGWDENYGVGGAFNGGNIVLEHPGGAVTFRYDHTTHVLSPVYASQQPGAVAAAGSMNLEQGCPEDWMPACDQAQLRLDPADLVWKLSVPDLPAGNYEFKAALNRSWAESYGAGGSPNGANISLAHDGGPLTIRYDHFTHVMTAG; encoded by the coding sequence ATGGCTGACCGCTTCAAGGGCCTGCTGGACAAGATCGACTACATCCAGGGCCTGGGCACCACGTCCATCTGGCTGACGCCCAGCTTCAAGAACAAAGCGGTCCAGCCGGAGGACAAATCGGCCGGCTACCACGGCTACTGGGTCACGGACTTCACCCAGATCGACCCGCACCTGGGCACCAACGCCGAACTGAAGGCGCTGATCGACGAGGCCCACTCGCGCGGGATGAAGGTCTACTTCGACATCATCACCAACCACACAGCAGACGTGATCGGCTACGAGGAAGGCGCCCGCCAGCCGTACGTCTCCAAGGACACAGAGCCGTACAAGACTGCTGCAGGCGAGGTGTTCGACGACCGCGACTACGCCGGAACGGACACCTTCCCCACGCTGGATCCGGCCACTTCGTTCCCCTATACGCCGGTCCTGGATAACGCCGAAAAGGACCTCAAGGTTCCGTCCTGGCTTAACGACCCCACGCTTTACCACAACCGCGGCGACACCACCTTCCAGGGGGAGGACTCCTTCTACGGCGACTTCTTCGGCCTGGACGACCTCTTCACCGAGAACCCCACCGTGATCAACGGCATGATCGACGTCTATCAAAAGTGGATCGGTGACTTCGGCGTGGACGGTTTCCGGATCGACACCATGAAGCACGTCAATGACGAATTCTGGCAGCAGTTCGGGCCCAAGGTCCTGGAATATGCCAAGGAACAGGGCAAGGACGAGTTCTTTATGTTCGGTGAGGTCTTTGACACCTCCAAGAGCTTCACCTCGCAGTTCACCACCCGCAACAAGATGCAGGCTGTACTGGACTTCCCGTTCCAGGATGCCGCCCGGAACTTTGCCTCCCGCAGCCAGTCCGCCAGCCAGCTGGAGACGTTCTTCGCCGGGGACGACTGGTACACCGATGCCGACTCCAACGTCTACGAACTCCCCACGTTCCTGGGCAACCACGACATGGGCCGGATCGGCAGCTTCATTGCCGCGGACAACCCCGGTGCGGACGACGCCGAACGCGTTTCCCGGGACCAACTGGCCCACGAACTGATGTACTTCTCGCGCGGCAACCCGGTGGTGTACTACGGCGACGAGCAGGGCTTCACCGGCCCCGGCGGGGACCAGGATGCACGCCAGACGCTCTTCGCCAGCAAGGTGCCGGAATACCTGGACGACGACCTGCTGGGCACCGATGCCACCCATGCCACGGACAACTTCAACACCGGCCACCCGCTGTACAGCAAGATCAGCGAACTCGCAGCGCTGACCGCTGAGCACCCGGCACTGCGCAACGGCGCCCACCAGAACCGGTACGCCGCGGAGGGCCAGGGAATCTACGCGTTCTCCCGCACTGACGCGAAGTACCAGCGCGAGTACGTGGTGGCAGTCAACAACAGCGGGACCGCGCAGACCGCCGCGGTGCCCACCTACATCGCAAAGCGCAACTACACCCGGATCTACGGCGACACAGGCGATTCCGGCGGCGCCGCCGCCGAGGTCAAAACGGCCGACGACGGCAAGCTCACCGTTACCGTCCCGCCGCTTTCCGCTGTGGTCTACGAATCGTCGGGGCGGATCCCCCGCTCCAAGGCGGCTCCCGCCGTCGGCCTCCAGGACCCTGCCACGGCGGACGGCGACAACGGCAGGATCCGGGTGGCGGCCGACGTCGACGGTTCCTCGTTCTACGAGGTCACCTTCCAGGCGCGCACAACCGGCGGGCAATGGGAACCGATCGGCACGGACGACACCGCCCCGTACCAGGTGTTCCACGACGTCACCGGACTGAACCCGGGCACCGCCGTGGAATACCGCGCCGTGGTCCTGGACAACGGCGGACACACCTCGGTCAGCGCGGCCCGCACGGGCACGGTCCCCTCCCCGGTCCTCGCCATGCAGAAACCGGCAGAGGGCAGCAGCGTGGACGGCAAGGTGGAAGTCAGCGCCACGGCCAGCCCGGAGAAGGCTGACTACACGGTCAGCTTCGAACGCAGCGTGGGCGGCGGCGAGTGGGCTCCGATCGGTTCGGACAGTTCCTCTCCGGCGTACACGGTCTTCGATGACCTCACTGCGCTGGGGCTCGCCGACGGCACTCAGGTCCGCTACCGGGCAACCATGTCCGTCCCGGGCGCGGCGAACGTGGTCAGCGACATCCGGACCGTGGTGGCCGGCGAGATCCCGCAGCCGGACTCCGTGACCGTGGCGGGCAGCCTGAACTCCGAGATGGGCTGCCCGGACGACTGGCAGCCTACGTGCGCAAAGGCTTTTATGACGCTGGACCCGGCGGACAAGGTCTGGCGCCTGACCGTGCCGGAACTGCCGGCGGGCACGTATGAGTTCAAGGCCGCGCTGAACGGCGGCTGGGACGAGAACTACGGCGTCGGGGGCGCGTTTAACGGCGGCAACATCGTGCTGGAGCACCCGGGCGGGGCCGTGACGTTCCGCTACGACCACACCACGCATGTGCTGAGCCCGGTCTACGCCTCACAGCAGCCGGGCGCCGTGGCCGCTGCGGGGAGCATGAACCTGGAACAAGGATGCCCGGAAGACTGGATGCCCGCCTGCGACCAGGCCCAGCTCCGGCTGGACCCCGCCGACCTGGTGTGGAAACTGTCAGTGCCCGACCTTCCGGCCGGCAACTATGAGTTCAAGGCCGCCCTGAACCGGTCCTGGGCCGAGAGCTACGGTGCCGGCGGTTCGCCGAATGGTGCCAACATCAGCCTGGCGCACGACGGCGGCCCGCTAACCATCCGGTACGACCACTTCACGCATGTGATGACGGCCGGATAG
- a CDS encoding NAD(P)-dependent alcohol dehydrogenase, with protein sequence MLTANAYAAPSADGDLVPTTIERRDVGPHDVLIDIQFAGICHSDIHTVRGDWGPQQYPLAPGHEIAGIVTEVGSEVTKHAVGDRVGVGCMVNSCRECVNCQKGEEQYCLKGNIGTYGAVDRDGTITQGGYSTHVVVTEDFVVRIPEGIELDVAAPLLCAGITTYSPLHHWGAGPGKKVAVVGLGGLGHMAVKIAHAMGAEVTVLSQSLKKQEDGLKLGADHYYATSDENTFSDLAGSFDLIINTVSASIDISSYLQLLTLDGALVNVGAPAEPLPVNAFALIAGRRSFAGSMIGGIRETQEMLDFCAEHHLGAEIEVIPAEKINEAYERVLASDVRYRFVIDTATLN encoded by the coding sequence TTGCTTACCGCTAACGCTTACGCCGCCCCGTCCGCTGACGGAGACCTGGTTCCCACCACCATCGAACGCCGCGACGTCGGACCCCACGATGTGCTGATCGACATCCAGTTCGCCGGCATCTGCCACTCGGATATCCACACCGTCCGCGGCGACTGGGGACCCCAGCAATACCCGCTGGCTCCGGGACACGAAATCGCCGGAATCGTCACCGAAGTTGGCTCCGAAGTCACCAAGCACGCCGTTGGCGACCGCGTCGGCGTCGGCTGCATGGTGAATTCCTGCCGCGAGTGCGTCAACTGCCAGAAGGGCGAGGAACAGTACTGCCTCAAGGGCAACATCGGCACCTACGGCGCCGTTGACCGCGACGGCACCATTACCCAGGGCGGCTACTCCACACACGTCGTGGTGACCGAAGACTTCGTCGTGCGGATCCCCGAGGGCATCGAGCTCGACGTCGCCGCGCCGCTGCTTTGCGCCGGCATCACCACCTACTCGCCGCTGCACCACTGGGGTGCAGGCCCCGGCAAGAAGGTTGCCGTCGTCGGGCTGGGCGGCCTGGGCCACATGGCCGTCAAGATCGCCCACGCCATGGGCGCCGAGGTTACGGTGCTGTCCCAGTCGCTCAAGAAGCAGGAGGACGGCCTGAAACTGGGCGCGGACCACTACTACGCCACGAGCGATGAGAACACCTTTAGCGACCTGGCCGGCAGCTTCGACCTGATCATCAACACCGTCAGCGCGTCGATCGACATCAGCTCCTACCTGCAGCTGCTGACCCTCGACGGCGCCTTGGTGAACGTCGGCGCACCGGCCGAGCCGCTCCCCGTGAACGCGTTCGCGCTTATCGCCGGCCGCCGCTCCTTCGCCGGCTCGATGATCGGCGGCATCCGCGAGACCCAGGAAATGCTCGACTTCTGCGCCGAGCACCACCTGGGCGCCGAAATCGAGGTCATCCCGGCCGAGAAGATCAACGAGGCCTACGAGCGCGTCCTCGCCTCCGACGTCCGGTACCGCTTCGTGATCGACACCGCGACGCTCAACTAG
- a CDS encoding putative protein N(5)-glutamine methyltransferase produces MKPTDLELRELPLPPERPMPPGRTVPADSPGDRGPDEPVQRLRAAGCVFAEEEARLLSGAAASAAELESMIERRVAGLPLEHILGWAEFCGLRIGVTAGVFVPRRRTGFLVRQAELLLRAMHDGGTHDGGIHDGGTHDVGRGAAGGLLVVDLCCGSGAVGTALAARVGGIELHASDLDPAAVLCAKGNIEPAGGRVHEGDLFEALPARLRGGIAVLVANAPYVPTAAIGTMPPEARTHEPLMSLDGGPDGLDIQRRVIAEAPAWLAPGGHVLIETSRRQARRTIGLMRSAGLATRLASDPELDATVAIGLRRD; encoded by the coding sequence ATGAAACCCACTGACCTGGAGCTGAGGGAGCTGCCGTTGCCGCCAGAACGCCCAATGCCGCCCGGCCGGACCGTGCCTGCGGACAGCCCGGGAGACCGCGGCCCGGACGAGCCGGTCCAACGTCTCCGGGCCGCGGGTTGCGTCTTCGCCGAGGAGGAAGCACGCCTGCTCAGCGGCGCGGCTGCCTCCGCTGCGGAGCTGGAATCCATGATCGAGCGGCGCGTCGCAGGCCTGCCGCTTGAGCACATCCTCGGCTGGGCCGAATTCTGCGGACTCCGCATCGGTGTTACGGCAGGAGTGTTTGTACCGCGCCGCCGCACCGGGTTCCTCGTCAGGCAGGCGGAGCTGCTGCTCCGCGCCATGCACGACGGCGGTACTCACGACGGCGGGATTCACGACGGCGGTACTCACGACGTCGGGCGGGGCGCCGCCGGCGGGCTCCTTGTCGTGGACCTCTGCTGCGGTTCCGGCGCCGTCGGGACAGCACTGGCGGCACGCGTGGGCGGAATCGAACTGCATGCCTCGGACCTGGACCCGGCTGCGGTGCTATGTGCCAAGGGAAACATCGAGCCGGCTGGCGGGCGCGTCCATGAAGGTGACCTCTTCGAAGCCCTGCCGGCGCGGCTGCGCGGCGGCATCGCGGTCCTGGTAGCCAACGCCCCCTATGTTCCAACGGCCGCGATCGGGACCATGCCTCCGGAAGCCCGCACGCATGAGCCGCTGATGTCGCTGGACGGCGGTCCGGACGGGCTGGACATCCAGCGGAGGGTCATCGCCGAGGCGCCGGCCTGGCTTGCCCCGGGCGGCCATGTGCTGATCGAGACAAGCCGGAGGCAGGCGCGGCGGACCATCGGGCTCATGCGGAGCGCGGGACTCGCCACCCGGCTGGCGAGCGACCCGGAGCTGGATGCCACGGTGGCGATCGGCCTGAGGCGGGACTGA
- a CDS encoding cupin domain-containing protein → MTEGLGLVQSRGGEVIEIRPGDTIYTPPGEWHWHGAAPGHFMSHLAMWEALGEGQEGPEATWGEHVTDKEYRAK, encoded by the coding sequence GTGACCGAGGGCCTCGGCCTGGTCCAGTCCCGCGGCGGCGAGGTCATCGAGATCCGTCCGGGCGACACCATCTACACGCCTCCGGGTGAATGGCACTGGCATGGCGCTGCACCTGGACATTTCATGAGCCACCTGGCCATGTGGGAAGCCTTGGGTGAAGGCCAGGAGGGCCCGGAAGCGACCTGGGGTGAGCACGTCACCGACAAGGAATACCGAGCCAAATAA
- a CDS encoding zinc-binding dehydrogenase, whose product MTSNQTSPLNISAGPLLLGAFGWISNCSPLLTAACRADCIPASTLGAFRGCWEALPVPVPTGPSPRVEDAVCWIGSENVLRRTTMATETPSPAQQFTGDEGTHAVLECVGTQDAIDAAIGAVRDGGAIGRVGAAQYTDVPMNFDTVMRNITLTGGVAPARAYIEELMPDILSGTIQPGQVFDQTVALDDVAAGYCAMADRTALKVLIRP is encoded by the coding sequence ATGACGTCGAACCAGACGTCGCCGCTGAACATCTCCGCAGGTCCCTTGTTGCTTGGCGCTTTCGGCTGGATCTCCAACTGTTCTCCTCTGTTGACGGCGGCGTGCCGCGCGGACTGCATTCCCGCTTCAACACTAGGAGCCTTCCGCGGCTGTTGGGAGGCCCTGCCAGTACCTGTACCAACAGGACCTTCCCCGCGCGTAGAGGACGCGGTTTGCTGGATAGGCAGCGAAAACGTCCTAAGGAGGACCACCATGGCAACAGAGACCCCTTCGCCGGCCCAGCAGTTCACCGGCGACGAGGGGACCCACGCGGTGCTGGAGTGTGTCGGGACACAGGACGCCATTGACGCCGCGATCGGCGCCGTGCGCGACGGCGGTGCCATTGGTAGGGTGGGAGCTGCCCAGTACACCGATGTGCCCATGAATTTCGACACCGTGATGCGCAATATCACCCTTACCGGCGGAGTGGCCCCGGCCCGGGCCTACATCGAAGAACTCATGCCGGACATCCTCTCGGGAACAATTCAGCCCGGCCAGGTGTTTGACCAGACTGTAGCCCTCGACGATGTCGCTGCCGGCTACTGCGCCATGGCCGACCGCACAGCGCTCAAAGTGCTGATCCGCCCATAA
- a CDS encoding glycosyltransferase family 4 protein: protein MRIGILAPPWIPVPPPSYGGTESVVHTLAAGLAEAGHDVVLAASSDSTCPVPRVPGLSDSSEVSMDSGRQEILHVLRAYDAMEDVDIIHDHTLLGPLCQRSVPGVPRATTLHGPFDDELTLIYRAMQRETALVAISHHQASTARGVKVGAVIHHGIDVRGVRYSPSHTGGACFLGRMHPNKGLLQAIMVARRAGIPLRIGAKMREPFELDYFNDVIEPLLGPDVEYLGELGTADKYRLLGESVALLNPIQWPEPFGMVMIEALAAGTPVVATRRGSAPEIISDGETGFLADSLQGLAEALQGCSWLRRSDCRRSAEQRFSSQRMVRDYIRFYSELLEGSPRASKQAAAAAGF, encoded by the coding sequence ATGCGTATTGGCATCCTGGCACCACCATGGATACCCGTTCCCCCGCCAAGCTATGGCGGAACGGAATCGGTGGTTCACACCCTGGCTGCGGGGCTCGCGGAGGCTGGGCACGATGTTGTGCTCGCCGCCTCGAGCGACAGCACCTGTCCTGTGCCGAGGGTTCCGGGGCTTTCGGACTCCTCGGAGGTCAGCATGGACTCGGGACGGCAGGAGATCCTGCATGTGCTCCGCGCCTACGACGCCATGGAGGACGTGGACATCATCCACGACCACACGCTGCTCGGTCCGCTGTGCCAGCGGAGCGTGCCCGGTGTTCCCCGCGCCACCACCTTGCACGGACCTTTCGACGACGAACTAACCCTGATCTACCGTGCCATGCAACGGGAGACAGCCCTCGTGGCCATCTCGCACCACCAGGCTTCCACTGCCCGCGGCGTGAAGGTGGGCGCGGTCATCCACCACGGCATCGACGTACGGGGCGTCCGGTACAGCCCCTCGCACACGGGCGGAGCGTGCTTCCTGGGACGGATGCACCCGAACAAGGGCCTCCTGCAGGCCATCATGGTGGCGCGACGGGCGGGAATCCCGTTGCGGATCGGCGCGAAGATGCGCGAACCGTTCGAACTCGACTACTTCAACGACGTGATCGAACCCCTGCTGGGCCCGGACGTTGAATACCTCGGCGAGCTGGGCACGGCGGACAAGTACAGGCTGCTCGGCGAATCCGTTGCATTGCTGAACCCGATCCAGTGGCCGGAACCGTTCGGAATGGTGATGATCGAGGCCCTGGCCGCCGGAACCCCGGTGGTGGCCACACGCCGGGGCTCGGCTCCTGAAATCATCAGCGACGGCGAAACAGGATTCCTGGCGGACAGCCTCCAGGGCCTCGCCGAGGCACTGCAGGGTTGCAGCTGGCTCCGCCGCAGTGACTGCCGGCGGTCGGCCGAGCAGCGCTTCAGTTCCCAACGGATGGTCCGGGACTACATCCGGTTCTATTCGGAGCTCCTGGAAGGGTCACCCCGCGCGTCGAAACAGGCCGCCGCCGCCGCCGGATTCTGA
- a CDS encoding amylo-alpha-1,6-glucosidase — MNGWNLDTSGSIGPNAVTIVEGSSFFISAGNGDLDPGLAHGVFYQDTRILSRWNLLVNNHVVEGLLAVNPEPYRAVFTGRAPQPDGAADRPMVIERDRQVGDGVRETLTLRNYSSSPAPCSIKLAVEADFADLFEVKAGRKTRQLRPSHRPEGDRLIISGRHNGRLLGVTIRAPGADVNRHGVMFKVTIPAKGSWTATIVVTPSSDGSEPAGRFSVSTPQNESVPARRHRTWRSAAPVISMDNPMLEKILRQSQRDLGSLRIADPAHPDRTVIAAGAPWFMALFGRDALLTSLMALPVDPAIALGTLQTLAEYQGQKINKITEEQPGRILHEVRLGSGAALSLGGEKTYYGTADATPLFVTLLGEVSRWGLEPRAVQELLPHADRALEWITHYGDRDGDGFVEYERATRHGLLNQGWKDSYDGINFADGTLAEPPIALCEVQGYAYSAFVARALLALDAGDAALARSWGDRAAALKDEFNRRFWLPQRGYFAVALDKDKRPVDSCASNMGHCLWSGIVDDDKAPLVAQRLMEPDMFSGWGVRTLASSMGAYNPVSYHNGSVWPHDNALIAAGLMRYGFIEEAQRVAMAVFDAAEAFGGRLPELFCGFPREPGRPPVAYPSSCSPQAWASATPIHLIRVLLRLDPSAPTGRLWVSPAFPDGFGYLKKEQVPLAGSRLTIEVSGNAVHVTGLPPSIELHLGTQEPLADLIRVHHDPGRKAG, encoded by the coding sequence ATGAACGGATGGAACCTGGACACGTCCGGATCGATCGGCCCCAATGCCGTGACCATCGTTGAGGGATCATCATTCTTCATTTCCGCCGGCAACGGTGACCTGGATCCCGGCCTGGCCCACGGCGTCTTCTACCAGGACACGAGGATCCTTTCCCGCTGGAACCTGCTGGTGAACAACCACGTGGTGGAGGGCCTCCTGGCAGTGAACCCCGAGCCGTACCGGGCCGTCTTCACGGGCCGGGCGCCCCAGCCCGACGGGGCGGCCGATCGTCCCATGGTGATTGAGCGGGACCGGCAGGTGGGGGACGGCGTCCGCGAGACTCTGACCCTGCGCAACTACTCCAGCAGCCCGGCGCCCTGCAGCATCAAACTGGCGGTGGAGGCCGACTTCGCTGACCTGTTCGAGGTCAAAGCCGGCCGGAAGACCCGTCAGCTCCGCCCCTCCCACCGGCCGGAGGGTGACCGGCTGATCATCAGCGGTCGGCACAACGGGCGGCTGCTCGGCGTGACCATCCGCGCCCCGGGAGCGGACGTGAACCGCCACGGAGTGATGTTCAAGGTGACCATCCCCGCGAAGGGATCGTGGACGGCCACCATCGTGGTGACGCCCAGCTCCGACGGCAGCGAACCGGCGGGCAGGTTCTCTGTCAGTACACCGCAGAACGAATCGGTTCCGGCCCGGCGTCACCGGACCTGGCGCTCTGCAGCGCCGGTCATCAGCATGGACAATCCCATGCTCGAAAAGATCCTGCGCCAGAGCCAGCGGGACTTGGGCTCGCTGCGGATCGCAGACCCCGCCCATCCGGACCGCACCGTGATTGCCGCCGGCGCCCCCTGGTTCATGGCGCTGTTCGGCCGCGACGCCCTGCTGACCTCCCTCATGGCGCTTCCCGTGGATCCCGCCATCGCGTTGGGGACCCTGCAGACGCTCGCCGAATACCAGGGCCAAAAAATCAACAAGATCACTGAGGAACAGCCGGGACGGATCCTCCACGAAGTGCGCCTCGGCTCCGGCGCCGCCTTGTCGCTGGGCGGAGAAAAGACCTACTACGGAACGGCGGATGCCACGCCGCTGTTCGTCACGCTCCTGGGTGAAGTCAGCCGCTGGGGACTGGAGCCACGGGCAGTGCAGGAGCTCCTCCCCCACGCGGACCGCGCGCTGGAATGGATTACACACTACGGGGACCGCGACGGGGACGGCTTCGTGGAATATGAACGCGCCACCCGGCATGGCCTGCTCAACCAGGGCTGGAAGGACTCCTACGACGGGATCAATTTTGCGGACGGCACCCTCGCCGAACCGCCCATCGCCCTGTGCGAAGTGCAGGGATACGCCTACAGCGCATTCGTGGCCCGCGCACTGCTCGCCCTGGATGCCGGCGACGCCGCCCTTGCCCGCAGTTGGGGCGACCGGGCGGCCGCACTGAAGGATGAGTTCAACCGCAGGTTCTGGCTGCCGCAACGCGGCTACTTCGCGGTGGCCCTGGACAAGGACAAGCGGCCCGTGGACTCCTGTGCCTCCAACATGGGGCACTGCCTGTGGTCAGGAATCGTGGACGATGACAAGGCGCCCCTCGTGGCGCAGCGCCTGATGGAACCGGACATGTTCTCCGGCTGGGGCGTCCGCACCCTGGCGTCAAGCATGGGCGCGTACAACCCCGTGAGCTACCACAACGGCTCTGTGTGGCCGCACGACAACGCCCTGATTGCCGCCGGCCTGATGCGGTACGGCTTCATTGAAGAAGCGCAGCGGGTGGCCATGGCCGTCTTCGACGCCGCGGAAGCGTTCGGTGGTCGGCTGCCGGAGCTCTTCTGCGGTTTCCCGCGCGAACCGGGCAGGCCCCCGGTGGCGTATCCGTCGTCGTGTTCTCCACAGGCCTGGGCCTCGGCCACTCCCATCCACCTCATCCGTGTCCTGCTGCGCCTGGATCCTTCCGCTCCCACCGGCCGGCTCTGGGTGAGCCCGGCCTTCCCTGACGGATTCGGCTATCTGAAGAAGGAACAAGTGCCGCTGGCCGGTTCCCGCCTGACCATCGAGGTGTCCGGCAACGCCGTGCACGTGACGGGGCTGCCGCCGTCCATTGAACTGCATCTGGGGACGCAGGAACCCCTGGCGGACCTCATCCGGGTCCACCACGACCCCGGCCGGAAGGCCGGCTGA
- a CDS encoding GlsB/YeaQ/YmgE family stress response membrane protein, translated as MGFFAFLILGLIAGAIAKAILPGRQGGGIFITLLLGVVGAFLGGWIGSLLFGVGINEFFSLSTWLLAIGGAIIVLLVYGMITKRTAR; from the coding sequence ATGGGTTTTTTCGCATTTCTGATTCTGGGCCTTATCGCTGGAGCAATCGCTAAGGCAATCCTCCCGGGCCGTCAGGGCGGTGGCATTTTCATCACCCTGCTCCTGGGCGTCGTAGGAGCATTCCTCGGCGGCTGGATTGGCAGCCTGCTCTTCGGTGTTGGCATCAACGAGTTCTTCTCGCTGTCCACATGGCTCCTGGCCATTGGCGGCGCGATCATCGTCCTGCTGGTTTACGGCATGATCACCAAGCGCACGGCCCGCTAA